A genomic stretch from Cellulomonas sp. KRMCY2 includes:
- a CDS encoding ABC transporter substrate-binding protein has translation MSTRALRLALPLAAVAALALAGCSSTASDGSADGGDVSLIEEGTLTVCTNPPYEPFEYEEDGEIVGLDIAIVQEVADDLGVELATLITPFEGIQSGADLESGNCDLVASGITITEDREAKMDFSDPYFDADQGLLVAAGSGIDSIEALEGLKVGVQAATTGETWATDNGLTPVQFEDLGLQVEALKAGQVDAIINDIAVLGPFVDDALEVGTTFPTGEQYGLGVKTGNTALRDAVNATLTRIADDGTYADIYTEFIGTAPAEG, from the coding sequence ATGTCCACCCGCGCACTGCGCCTCGCCCTCCCCCTGGCCGCCGTCGCCGCCCTTGCCCTGGCCGGCTGCAGCTCGACCGCCTCGGACGGCTCCGCCGACGGTGGCGACGTCTCCCTGATCGAGGAGGGGACCCTGACCGTCTGCACCAACCCGCCGTACGAGCCCTTCGAGTACGAGGAGGACGGCGAGATCGTCGGCCTGGACATCGCGATCGTGCAGGAGGTCGCGGACGACCTCGGCGTCGAGCTCGCAACCCTCATCACGCCGTTCGAGGGCATCCAGTCCGGTGCGGACCTCGAGTCCGGCAACTGCGACCTCGTCGCCTCGGGCATCACCATCACCGAGGACCGCGAGGCGAAGATGGACTTCTCCGACCCGTACTTCGACGCCGACCAGGGGCTGCTGGTCGCCGCCGGCTCCGGGATCGACTCGATCGAGGCGCTCGAGGGTCTCAAGGTCGGCGTGCAGGCCGCGACGACCGGCGAGACCTGGGCCACCGACAACGGTCTGACCCCGGTCCAGTTCGAGGACCTCGGCCTCCAGGTCGAGGCGCTCAAGGCCGGCCAGGTCGACGCGATCATCAACGACATCGCTGTCCTCGGCCCGTTCGTCGACGACGCCCTCGAGGTCGGCACGACCTTCCCGACCGGTGAGCAGTACGGCCTCGGCGTCAAGACCGGCAACACCGCGCTCCGTGACGCGGTCAACGCCACGCTGACCCGGATCGCCGACGACGGCACCTACGCCGACATCTACACCGAGTTCATCGGCACCGCTCCGGCCGAGGGCTGA
- a CDS encoding amino acid ABC transporter permease yields the protein MVTAPSATRPARAGRVRMSPRRRALVTRRVQYAVLLVLAVVLVAVTDWARIGDVFFNPDSLGQILPKLPHAAFNTVIYTLAAFSIGLALGLVLALMRLSAVKVYRVIATGYIEFFRGIPALLVVFAFGYALPAAFEVRFDSVVLQIGLALGVVSAAYIAETLRAGIQAVPKGQVEAARSLGMSSGATLVHVVIPQAFRIVLPPLTNEIVLLLKDTSLVFGLGLFVTDFELTKVGRAALSEADGGMTSLLAVGITYLLLTIPLSSLTRWLERTTGYKGHV from the coding sequence ATGGTCACCGCTCCGTCCGCGACCCGGCCCGCACGCGCGGGCCGGGTCCGGATGAGCCCTCGCCGGCGGGCACTGGTCACCCGCCGGGTGCAGTACGCCGTCCTGCTGGTGCTTGCCGTCGTTCTCGTCGCCGTCACGGACTGGGCACGCATCGGGGACGTCTTCTTCAACCCCGACTCGCTGGGGCAGATCCTGCCCAAGCTGCCCCACGCGGCGTTCAACACCGTGATCTACACGCTGGCGGCCTTCAGCATCGGCCTGGCGCTCGGGCTCGTCCTGGCGCTGATGCGCCTGTCGGCGGTCAAGGTCTACCGGGTCATCGCGACCGGGTACATCGAGTTCTTCCGCGGCATCCCCGCGTTGCTGGTCGTCTTCGCGTTCGGCTATGCGCTGCCCGCGGCGTTCGAGGTGCGGTTCGACTCGGTCGTCCTGCAGATCGGTCTCGCCCTCGGCGTGGTCTCCGCGGCGTACATCGCCGAGACCCTGCGGGCCGGCATCCAGGCCGTCCCGAAGGGCCAGGTCGAGGCGGCCCGGTCCCTGGGCATGTCCTCCGGCGCGACGCTCGTGCACGTCGTCATCCCGCAGGCGTTCCGGATCGTCCTGCCGCCGCTGACCAACGAGATCGTGCTGCTGCTCAAGGACACCTCGCTGGTCTTCGGGCTCGGACTCTTCGTGACCGACTTCGAGCTGACCAAGGTGGGCCGCGCCGCCCTGAGCGAGGCCGACGGCGGGATGACCTCGCTGCTGGCCGTCGGCATCACCTACCTGCTGCTGACCATCCCGCTGAGCAGCCTGACCCGCTGGCTCGAGCGCACCACCGGCTACAAGGGGCACGTGTGA
- a CDS encoding amino acid ABC transporter ATP-binding protein: MSTAPTDTTGDVVVEITGLRKSFGEREVLKGIDLTVVQGDVVCVIGPSGSGKSTLLRCVNLLEQPTAGTIRVLGNEVTHRDVDIDRVRTRVGMVFQQFNLFPHRSVLSNCTIAQRNVLGRSADEARAVAMKNLEHVGLADRADSMPAQLSGGQQQRVAIARALSMDPALMLFDEPTSALDPELVGDVLAVMRDLAADGMTMLVVTHEMAFAREVADRVVFMDDGMLVEQGTPAQVIGAPTQERTQSFLRRVLDPTHLQVPGAPTS; encoded by the coding sequence GTGAGCACCGCACCGACGGACACCACCGGCGACGTCGTCGTCGAGATCACCGGCCTGCGCAAGTCCTTCGGCGAGCGCGAGGTGCTCAAGGGCATCGACCTGACCGTCGTGCAGGGCGACGTGGTCTGCGTCATCGGACCCTCCGGCTCGGGCAAGTCCACGCTGCTGCGCTGCGTCAACCTGCTCGAGCAGCCCACCGCGGGGACCATCCGCGTCCTCGGCAACGAGGTGACCCACCGCGACGTCGACATCGACCGGGTGCGGACGCGCGTCGGGATGGTCTTCCAGCAGTTCAACCTCTTCCCGCACCGCTCGGTGCTGTCCAACTGCACGATCGCCCAGCGCAACGTGCTCGGCCGCTCGGCCGACGAGGCCCGTGCGGTGGCGATGAAGAACCTCGAGCACGTGGGCCTGGCGGACCGCGCGGACTCGATGCCGGCCCAGCTCTCCGGCGGCCAGCAGCAGCGGGTGGCCATCGCCCGTGCCCTGAGCATGGACCCCGCGCTGATGCTCTTCGACGAGCCGACGTCGGCCCTGGACCCCGAGCTCGTCGGCGACGTGCTCGCCGTCATGCGGGACCTGGCGGCCGACGGCATGACCATGCTCGTCGTCACGCACGAGATGGCCTTCGCCCGCGAGGTGGCCGACCGCGTCGTGTTCATGGATGACGGCATGCTCGTCGAGCAGGGCACCCCGGCACAGGTCATCGGCGCACCGACGCAGGAGCGCACCCAGTCCTTCCTGCGGCGCGTGCTCGACCCGACCCATCTCCAGGTGCCGGGCGCCCCCACGAGCTGA
- a CDS encoding long-chain fatty acid--CoA ligase, translating to MHEISSPSLIAVDSSMSIPGLLAARLERSPDGTLIERKTGLGGSWTPVSTRSFVDEVTSIAKGLVARGIEPGDRISIMSRTRYEWTVLDFAAWAAGAVPVPVYETSAAEQVRWILSDAGVRLALVETTAHAAVTGSVRPELPELIDVLVIDDGALEVLAHEGRAVPDAEIERRSALAGMDDLATIIYTSGTTGNPKGVELTHGNFVSLTLEGVAGLADVVAKPYSRTLLFMPLAHVFARYIQVLCIPSGAVLGHTPDTKNLLADLGTFKPTFILSVPRVFEKVYNSAEQKAADGVKLKLFRWAAKTSIVYSRALDSAGGPSPALKAQHALADRLVLHKLRAALGGAAEYAVSGGAPLGERLGHFYRGLGLRVLEGYGLTETTAPTAVTMPERTKIGTVGPPFPGASIRLAADGEIEVKGAHVFRGYHNNAAATADALHDGWFSTGDLGSLDEDGYLTITGRKKEIIVTASGKNVAPALLEDRLRGHPLVSQVVVVGDQKPFIAALVTLDAEMLPGWLATHDLPPMDVATAAKSHAVLAALDRAVVRASAAVSRAESIRKVSVLSIDFTEANGYLTPSLKVKRTDVLKDFAAEIEAIYAP from the coding sequence GTGCACGAGATCTCATCCCCCAGCCTGATCGCCGTCGACAGCTCGATGTCGATCCCCGGCCTGCTGGCCGCCCGTCTGGAGCGATCCCCCGACGGGACCCTGATCGAGCGCAAGACCGGCCTCGGCGGGTCCTGGACGCCGGTCAGCACCCGGAGCTTCGTCGACGAGGTCACCTCGATCGCCAAGGGTCTCGTGGCGCGCGGGATCGAGCCCGGCGACCGGATCTCGATCATGAGCCGGACCCGCTACGAGTGGACGGTGCTCGACTTCGCCGCCTGGGCGGCCGGCGCCGTCCCGGTCCCGGTCTACGAGACGTCCGCCGCCGAGCAGGTCCGCTGGATCCTGTCCGACGCCGGGGTGCGGCTGGCCCTCGTCGAGACGACGGCGCACGCCGCAGTGACCGGGTCGGTGCGGCCCGAGCTGCCCGAGCTGATCGACGTCCTGGTGATCGACGACGGCGCCCTGGAGGTCCTCGCCCACGAGGGCCGGGCCGTGCCGGACGCCGAGATCGAGCGACGCAGCGCCCTGGCCGGGATGGACGACCTCGCGACGATCATCTACACGTCCGGGACCACCGGGAACCCCAAGGGCGTCGAGCTCACCCACGGCAACTTCGTCAGCCTCACCCTCGAGGGGGTCGCCGGCCTCGCCGACGTCGTCGCCAAGCCCTACTCGCGCACCCTGCTGTTCATGCCGCTCGCGCACGTCTTCGCGCGGTACATCCAGGTGCTGTGCATCCCGTCCGGCGCCGTCCTCGGCCACACGCCGGACACCAAGAACCTGCTCGCGGACCTCGGCACCTTCAAGCCGACCTTCATCCTGTCCGTGCCGAGGGTGTTCGAGAAGGTCTACAACTCCGCCGAGCAGAAGGCCGCGGACGGCGTCAAGCTCAAGCTCTTCCGCTGGGCGGCCAAGACCTCGATCGTCTACTCACGGGCCCTGGACTCCGCCGGCGGCCCGAGCCCGGCCCTCAAGGCCCAGCACGCCCTGGCGGACCGCCTCGTGTTGCACAAGCTGCGCGCGGCCCTCGGCGGCGCCGCCGAGTACGCGGTCTCCGGCGGTGCGCCCCTCGGCGAACGGCTCGGGCACTTCTACCGCGGGCTCGGGCTCCGGGTCCTCGAGGGGTACGGACTGACCGAGACCACCGCCCCGACCGCCGTCACCATGCCGGAGAGGACCAAGATCGGGACAGTCGGCCCGCCGTTCCCCGGCGCCTCCATCCGGCTCGCAGCGGACGGCGAGATCGAGGTCAAGGGAGCACACGTCTTCCGCGGCTACCACAACAACGCCGCGGCGACGGCTGACGCCCTGCACGACGGCTGGTTCAGCACCGGTGACCTCGGCTCGCTCGACGAGGACGGGTACCTGACGATCACCGGCCGCAAGAAGGAGATCATCGTCACCGCCAGCGGCAAGAACGTCGCTCCGGCCCTCCTCGAGGACCGGCTGCGTGGCCACCCCCTGGTCAGCCAGGTCGTCGTCGTCGGCGACCAGAAGCCCTTCATCGCGGCCCTGGTGACCCTTGACGCCGAGATGCTGCCCGGATGGCTCGCGACGCACGACCTGCCGCCGATGGACGTCGCGACGGCAGCCAAGAGCCACGCGGTGCTCGCCGCGCTCGATCGCGCAGTGGTCCGGGCGAGCGCAGCGGTCTCCCGGGCGGAGTCGATCCGCAAGGTCTCGGTCCTGAGCATCGACTTCACCGAGGCGAACGGCTACCTGACGCCATCGCTCAAGGTCAAGCGGACCGACGTGCTCAAGGACTTCGCCGCCGAGATCGAGGCGATCTACGCCCCGTGA
- a CDS encoding Vms1/Ankzf1 family peptidyl-tRNA hydrolase, whose amino-acid sequence MKLDSLKPLLDHDGPLTTVCLDVTRADEAGDREIRSRWNGLRRSLEQAGAPPSTLELMAAAVLRPTHVPGPHGRFVVAAGEQILFDRVLAEAPAREEAFHDGVPALMPAAQAAGEAVRYLLVEVDRSGADLSWSGTEVPDTSTEHVEGGHDVLHKAHAGGWSGWSSRRMQARVEDSWERNAEAVAAELNRAVIEHRPELVMITGDLRAVALIREEVSRPTAELIVEVPGGSRAEGIKEEVFAGHVHAALEDFRAQRREKVVDRLREGLGRGGGGVTGLGDVVEVLRRGQVAELIIEQDAAGVPVALHQRRLWVGPGPLEIAVRRSELTSLGVDVASAQERRADIALLRAAVAQDAGVTFALEGGVELVDGLGAVLRWTDAATPHEVSPSYTADSNRRRGHS is encoded by the coding sequence ATGAAGCTCGACTCGCTCAAGCCGCTCCTCGACCACGACGGCCCGCTCACCACTGTGTGCTTGGACGTCACCCGTGCAGACGAGGCCGGGGACCGAGAGATCCGAAGCCGCTGGAACGGCTTGCGAAGGTCCTTGGAGCAGGCAGGAGCGCCGCCGAGCACGCTCGAGCTGATGGCCGCGGCCGTGCTCCGTCCGACGCACGTGCCGGGCCCGCACGGGCGGTTCGTGGTCGCGGCGGGCGAGCAGATCCTCTTCGACCGGGTGCTCGCCGAGGCGCCGGCACGTGAGGAGGCGTTCCACGACGGGGTGCCCGCGCTGATGCCCGCGGCCCAGGCCGCCGGCGAGGCCGTGCGGTACCTGCTGGTCGAGGTCGACCGCTCGGGCGCGGATCTCAGCTGGTCCGGCACCGAGGTGCCCGACACCAGCACCGAGCACGTCGAGGGCGGGCACGACGTGCTGCACAAGGCCCACGCCGGTGGGTGGTCCGGGTGGTCGAGCCGCCGGATGCAGGCCCGGGTCGAGGACTCCTGGGAGCGCAACGCCGAGGCGGTGGCGGCCGAGCTGAACCGCGCGGTCATCGAGCACCGTCCGGAGCTCGTCATGATCACCGGCGACCTTCGCGCGGTGGCCCTGATCCGTGAGGAGGTGAGCCGGCCCACCGCCGAGCTCATCGTCGAGGTCCCGGGCGGCTCACGTGCGGAGGGGATCAAGGAGGAGGTCTTCGCGGGGCACGTGCACGCCGCCCTCGAGGACTTCCGTGCCCAGCGCCGGGAGAAGGTCGTGGACCGCCTGCGCGAAGGTCTGGGCCGCGGTGGCGGTGGCGTGACCGGGTTGGGGGACGTGGTCGAGGTGCTGCGCCGCGGCCAGGTGGCCGAGCTCATCATCGAGCAGGACGCCGCGGGCGTCCCGGTCGCCCTGCACCAGCGGCGGCTGTGGGTCGGCCCCGGTCCGCTCGAGATCGCCGTGCGGCGCAGCGAGCTGACGTCGCTGGGCGTCGACGTCGCCTCGGCGCAGGAACGCCGTGCGGACATCGCCCTGCTCCGGGCCGCGGTGGCCCAGGACGCAGGGGTCACTTTCGCGCTCGAGGGCGGTGTCGAGCTCGTCGACGGCCTCGGTGCCGTCCTGCGCTGGACCGATGCGGCGACCCCGCACGAGGTGTCGCCGAGCTACACCGCTGACAGCAACCGGCGGCGCGGGCACAGCTGA